The window TAAAATTAATTAGGTGGGTCGTCATCTTTTAAGGATAAGAAACGGACCTCTTTAAATGGGAAGGGGCAAAAAAGCCCATAAGTAACAAAGAAGTCAAACAGTAACTCAAATAAAATTGCAATAAAAATTGTGTACACAGAGATTCGAACTCCAGTCTTCCATGCAATGAGCGGAACTTTGCCCATCAGTTTTACCACTGAACCCATAGCCTCATTTAGTCTATGGGTTCAAACACTAATATATGATCATATTTCAGTAATTTTGCACAGTATATTCCCGGGTTTTGttgaaagttatgggttcaattgaacctgtATTTATAGCGCTAGATCCGCCCCTGGTTAAACAAGAGAGTATATTAGAAAGGAAAAATTAGTCAAATCACAACTTGGTACATTAATAATAAatactccctctatttcaatttatgtgaacttatttgacCGGCATAAAGTTTAAAAAAAGAGccagacttttgaacttgtggtgtaaaatgaggcacattattttgtgtggctataaatcattgcataaaggtaaattgttgcCAAATATgaaaaggggtcattcttttcggcacagactaaaaaggaaataggttcacataaattaaaacggagggaatGGGTTAAAAGAATTGTTACAAAAAGAACAAGGGAGGTTATCATATTACGGTAAACTGTAAGAAATATCTTGGCTAGCTATGAACCATTGATTTTCTCAACTCTGCAGCATTAGTAGTCCTATCATTGCTACCTCTACCTGAATTGCCTATAAAAATCATAGGAACACTAGGTCGCCATTGTTATGTAGGTATGCTTGTTGGAAATAGAGTGATTATTTGGTTGTTATAACCataaagagaaaatgaaaaagtgAAAAACTCAGAATTAATTATGTTAAGATTTTAATGTAGATGTGTTATCTTTTGGTGGCTCTGTGACTCTTAATGTCTATGCTGCCCAAGTTTTTCTAAATGAGTATATTGATTTTTCTTCCAGATGTGGACCATCTGTTAGTCTTTAATATCTGGTCTCCTACACCCTTTTGACATTTTGATTGCGGAGGTGGGAGATATTTCTTGTTTTGGAGGTGCTTTTGCGTCTAAAGTAGATGACTATTATTCTCTTGATTGAAAAAAAAGATTACTGTTGTTATGATATAGTTAAATTATTATATTGGCAATGTGACTTCGTCTATGATATCTAATCCTCTTTAAAGAGGATAATATATTATCTTTGACTTTTAATCTTCTGGGCTTTTAAGTTTTCATACGAATGTCCTAGAATGAAAGAATAAAACAAGGGGATTTATGTTTCAAAACAGTTACAAGGGTAACTATATGTAACTTTTATTTGATCATagtcttttgtcagagcaagaTTACCCAAGTTTCTGCGGAAAGCATTTTCTTTatgtaatttccaatttatcGGGATGCAGATGGTGCAGACACCACTTCATGTTGCTGCTGGTTACAATAATGTTGAAATACTCAAGTTTTTGCTTGGTTGGTCTGGGCCAGAAAAGTTGGAGATGGAAGCCAAGAATATGGTATGTGCATCATTCTATTAATTGAGTATTTTTCACTTTACTGCTTGTTGTTTCTGCTTGTGGAGCCGGGGGTcttatcggaaacaacctctctaccttcacaggataggggtaagatttgcgtacactctaccctccccagaccccactgtgtgggattacactgggtttattgttattgttgttgactaTTTTTCACATTGTCAGTTGTAACAAATGGACTTATTTTGTGTATTGCAGTATGGAGAGACCCCATTGCACATGGCAGCAAAGAATGGTAGTAATGAAGCTGTAAAGATGCTTCTTGCTCATGGTGCTCTCGTTGAAGCGAAAGCAAATGTGTGTATTCGTACTGCTTCGGTTATGATTGAGCTTGAACATggctttttattttctttttctattattTGATTTCTCACTTTTCTGCGGCTTTCTTGCAGAATGGGATGACTCCATTGCATCTTGCTGTTTGGCACTCTCTACGAGCTGAAGACTGTTCCACGGTCAAGACATTGTTAGAGCATGATGCTAATTGTAGTGCCGAAGACAATGTATTATAGaatatttttcaatgattttgAGTTCTTTTTATGACCGTTACTAATTATAGGTATATGGAATGCAGGAGGGCATGACTCCAATAAATCATCTCTCTCAAGGACCTGGTAATGAAAAATTGCGCGAACTTCTCAATTGGCATCTTGAAGAACAAAGGAAACGTAAAGCTGTTGAAGCATGTGGCCAGACAAAAGCAAAAATGGATGAACTTGAAAATGAATTGTCTAAAATAGTGGGCTTACATGAGCTTAAGCAGCAACTCCGGAAATGGGCAAAGGGGATGCTCTTGGATGAGAGGCGTCAGGCCCTAGGGCTTAAAGTTGGTGCAAGAAGACCACCTCATATGGCTTTTCTTGGAAACCCTGGTACAGGTAATCATGGTTATGTCATTGCATTTACAACATAGAGTTTGAGCTGTACATTCTAAAGCATCAGTCATCAGACGGAGCAACTCGTCTATTCAATACTGCATAATGCTTTGTCTCAATTATCATATCTCAAAGACCAGGTGCATAGTTATTAAGAGACAAAAGTTTAGGTTTACTAAATCgtaaaagaaaaaatagataCCATGTTAATTGCGGTTATATTACTAATGGTTTTCATTGTGGTATTGGCTTGAGATTTTGCCCGGACGTATTTATTTTTCTGCTCAAGTATTTGATGAATATCGTCCAGGTTGATATCTTATACATCTGTGATATACTATACAGGGAAAACTATGGTTGCTAGGATTCTTGGGAAGTTACTTCATATGGTAGGGATTCTTCCAACTGAAAAGGTGACGGAAGTGCAGAGAACTGATCTGGTTGGTGAATTTGTTGGTCATACAGGACCAAAGACGAGGAGAAAGGTACACTTCTGTGATTCTAAAGTTTTTGATATTTTGCTCCTATATATTTGGATCATATGTGAACGAGTCCCTGAACTTATCTGCAGATCCAAGAAGCTGAAGGGGGGATTCTTTTTGTTGATGAAGCCTATCGGTTAATACCTATGCAGAAGTCAGATGATAAGGATTATGGTTTGGAAGCGCTAGAGGAGATAATGTCTGTCATGGACAGTGGAAAAATTGTAGTCATTTTTGCAGGCTATAGCGAACCAATGAAGCGTGTAATCTCCTCTAATGAAGGCTTTTGTAGAAGAGTTACGAAgttctttcattttgaaaactttaGTTCGAAGGACCTAGCTAAAATTCTTCATCTTAAAATGACTAATCAAGCTGAGAGCAGCTTGTTATACGGATTTAAGTTGAATCCTTCATGTAGTGTTGATGCTGTTGCAACACTTATCGGGGAAGAAACCGCTGAAAAGCTGCGCATGGAGATGAATGGAGGTCTAGTGGATCCAATGCTGGTTAATGCAAGAGAAAATTTGGATTTGAGACTCACTTTTGACTGTATAGACTCGGATGAATTACTTACAATCACATTAGAGGATTTAAGAGCTGGTTTGCAATTGCTGTCTCAATGAATGGAACAAGTAGGAGGGCAGCAGAAGTTATGACTTGATTTTTTGGGAAAGAAAGAAGCATAGAGATCTTGACATATTTTGGTGGCTTTTGGTATCGAAAAAGATCTTATTTAGATCTTTTAATCTCAGGCGTCCTTTCTCCATGGATGGCTTCTTCATGATTTTTACTGATTCACATATTGGAAGCCTGTTGTAATTAGTTCCATTGAATTTATTTATGCTCTATATGATCTTTTCACATTCTTTATTGTGTTTACTAAATTCTTTATGTTGTTTGTTTATAGGTAGGCTAGACCGTTGCAAGTTAGGTAAAAACTTGTGCGGAGCTGCGTTAATGGATTCTGTTCGTATTATTTAATGAGAATATATAATTTTCAATTAATGGTAGTTCGTGCAGTTTTCATCACTTGTGTAATGATTCACTTGGTTATTTTGAGTTATAGTATCTCGTTATGCGAATTAAGACATAGAGTAGATTTATATTATGTTTTATGGCTTGCACGTATAGATGGTTTGGGTTTCGAGAGGTTCGGGAATGATTTGAAATACTTGGTTTGCAACTAGAGGTTTTAAGATAAGAAGAGTTAATCCAATCGTTGAGAATTCTTTGTATAGAagttcagttatattatcattaCTTTGATCAATAAAACTCATTGGTATTGgattattgttaattggcttatctagtgggttgggttaggtgccatcacggctagttggattttgggtcgtgataagttggtatcagagctctaggttcataggttctacgagtcatgagcaagtgtctagtagagtcttgcggatcggtatgatgacgtccatacctatcttcgagaggctacaggacatttaggataaacttccaatctttctttctttatcgtgcggcattgattcagcttgaagcgtatcactttaaattccttccactcacttgtatgcgtatgtgagcgctcggtatcagctgcgcatcaacggcttgtgattccatggatgaggtgcgagatgtgtcgtctttgtgctgatgatgggccggtctagaggacttgaggccggttTTTGAATGTAGCTTGAGCACGGTaatttcagttgtgtgagcatgttcttttggacttatatgtacGGTAGTGTTCCTaagagtggaatttatggctcaaTGAGTGGTTAGATGGCtgtatgatgagtatgatgtgactgcgggatgtgttcataTGGTTTGAAAGTGACgaaaagagtttgcttgagatgtaaaaagagctattgggtgcttgatttatGTCTTGATTTGaagtatagtctcgagttatgagtgcattgagggatctttcatgttgtttaattgtggagggaattagattctcatgacttgttgatgagttcagactcgggGAGATTGAGTGAATGCGTAGTGGTTGTGGTTGTGAAAGGAtataaagagatgtcagtttgaggctaagcagatgggttataacttgcggggataaTATACAGATGtatgatccttatgatgttgtgaagagggtttcttttctaccagtgggttaaaggtattgcgatttgagtttggattggttgagaagGTTGACTTGACCGTCACGGGGATGAATGAGGGCATAATTGAtgatttgaggcattatatgatTTGTGTTATATGAGCTTATGGaagatttagttgaatctcactccGGTATTatagcagtaatagagtatgggtattgtgtgTTATCGAGTgatttgatctatggctttgagccaagtgggagagtctgTTATCGACGATTTGGTTACCCGGTTACATGTTGTGTtggtttttgtcacgacccaaaattcactaaaggtcgtgatggcgcctaacatcgccgtcaggcaagccaacaatgaatgtttaacttaattactcattttagtatttttgaaaccataattttcatcaattaaataataagaaatagaatttacagggttaCTGATAATGTTTTCACAACTACAATAAAGGATAAACCATAagcacccccaaaacccggtgtcacaagtgaatgaacatcaactagaaaataaaatataatacaacatatgtctgagatacaaattagacaggagaaatacaaataactctgatggagactctgcaggctgcggatcgtaacatgaaatgcagctcacggtaagtccccgcaataaccgcacctctgcgcccaaaagatcatcagacatatatgtacctgcacaaaaatgtgcagcaagtgtagcatgagtacgtaaatcaacgcgtacccagtaagtatctagcctaaccctagagaagtagtgacgagaggtcgacatcgatacttactagtggtccaataagacaaatACAGTAGGGAGTAAATAGATATGGGGAAGAGTAAATAAACGCATTTAAACAAGTGTAAATACGTGATACTGTCCTCCTCTCTACAAtagactcaagctctcaattagcaatTACCTCCTCAACTGGAGCACATATATATAATGAacctcaccagataggttgtCATAATTCTAATCAGGAAGACTCATAGACACACTGACTTCTTGTCagatattacgcacgatttccatgagagtattttatagaaatggcgaggcgtacggcccgatcccatcataatctgtacattaccgagggtcgaacggcacgaaccatagatacatctattatactgccgaggcgaacgacccgctcccatgagagtgtggtacataatcttgccgaggcgaacgacccgatcccattagaatacgaagctttgacgggtccgtGATCCCACTCACGAGGAATATGTGAGTTATAAGGAGCTTTGAGGAAGCCTTTCGATGAGAACGCATAACGCGGGAGAAATtcataagaggagtacaattattccgcggctaatcatgaaacttgtcaaatctctacaatagcaagtctaccACTCTACGtctgtctagtctcaagtagtaatgcGAAGTAAAAGAATTTAATAAGCAAGTGATAAcccaaatagtacaattatagcatggcgtgAACCTGAGTCTACcgggacaataacatgaatgtagctacgtacgaattctcgtcacctcgtgcgtacgtagcccctgcaacaagtagcacatatcaattacaacaccttgggggtagtttccccctcacagagttagacatgagacttatctcgctccgaagttccatagccgactccaacgccactctaacacctcaaaccaatgcttgtcgatccaaaactatgcaaacaatgtgcaaaccaataaaaatgtgttctaatgcccataattaatcaatttaaacaatttccaactctgctagaaaagtcgataaaattcaCCCTaggacccacgtgcccggattcagaaattttttgaagataaactttactcacacgattacgaactcaaatatataatttattcccaattccatacccaatttcgtggtaaaaatccaaaaataccaattactaagtttttcttcaaaatcccaaatttctaccaattttcatgtttaaatccacatataatcCATATATTTCACTAACATAATGTGGGCGTCACTTACCTTgcattagatgatgaaaataccCCCTTGAAGAGCTCAAACAATCGCTCAAGCCGTGtggaaaatgggtgaaatgaacccaaACCCCATTTTAAAACCAGTCTGCCCAGGCCCgctcctcttcgcgttcgcggaaaggccatcgcgtttgcgaaggccaaaAATTTCAAACTCCAAATTACTCAACGCGTTCGCGAACTCGTCGTCACATTCGCGAAGCCTTGTTACCACTACCCTTCGCGTTGGCGGGCCACtagctgcgttcgcgaaggcttaatgcCTGGTAGCCCCCAGCTCATCCTtcatcttcgcgttcgcgacctccaGCTCACGTTCGTGTAGGCTTCCCAGCTTCTGTCTCGCGTTCGCATCTCCTTCATCACATTCACGATGGCCAATTCCCAGTAGCCCCAAAAACTCCTCTTCGCGACCGCAtgagacccttcgcgttcgcgaaggaggaaaccagacaccagcacATCAGTGACAAAACAAGGAGAATcgatccgaaaccaccctgaaactcacccgaggcccctgggaccccgtccaaacatacaaccagtcccaatacatgacacaaacttgctcgaggcctcaaatcgcatcgaacaacgctaaaaatacgaatctcATCCCAACTCAAGCTtagtgaactttagaacttcaaacttctacattcgacgctgaaacctatcaaatcaagttcgattaacctcaaattttgcacacaagtcataattgacattacggacctactcctacttccagaatcaaaatctgactccgatatcaaaaagtctattcccggtcaaacttccaacccccccaacttccaactttcgccaaatgaccccaaaatgacctacggacctccaaatccacattcggacgcgctcctaagaccagaatcaccatacgaagctattcccaggctcgaaattccaaacggacatcgatatcaTTAAAATACCCTTCAATCcaaaattttgaaattctttcaaaatgccaactttccacaataggcgctgaaacgctcccgggtcatccaaaacccatccggacatatgcccaagtccaaaatcatcatacaaacctgttgggttcttcaaatcccgattctaagGCCGTTTacaaaaaagtcaaaccttagttaattcctctaacttaaagcttccgaaattagaattttctttccgaatcaactccaaactttccgaaattcaattccgatcatgtgcacaagtcataatacctgaagtgaagttattcaaggcctcaaaccgccgaacgaagtgctagagctcaaaacaaccggtcggatcgttacattattcccacttaaatatacgttcatcctcgaacgtgctaagaactactccggagttgtccaaaatcactgctTAACACCTCCTGCACCTACccatgccaccacaacccagttgagcacattagctcgagccatactgaagatccttcctgctaccttagctAGCAAGGTTTAGAGCTAAATTCCAACATCTGGAGTTTCTCCACGATACCATATTCTAACACACGAACACCGTATTAATCACCAGACACTGAACCCAACGTGACCATGCTCCTccgctgaaatcacaccatgcaccacataactcATTTGTCCAAGGCAATCTCCCCCAAGCACAACGACTGAAATTTCCACTGACCCGAAgcccgtagtatacctcataaAATATATAAGCCCTGtttcaactctcgcaatactgccacgacggaagagatttGTACAAACTCATAACCATCTTCCAAATCACAAATCATAGAGTCTCTCCTCCTGAAAAGAAGCATTACTTCATTCTGAACTGAacaacgatatttgctctttaatataccttatataaatccgatcgcactgatcgaaggtccaataatctcgtctcacccagtacaagctgctcaggcaataagctacCTCAGatactgccaaaagtctcatatgatgccataatGTTCCAaaaagctacaaactcgaatgtgacacataaggaaaatgaactacTCAACCCATGTAACTAGTTAAACAActgaaaagatgttatgaaccttcctcagaaaatgagaaacaaaacacacaagaatagatatagggaattgtactcaacatcacactgttgcggcctGCAACCTGATCCACGCATGAtgccgttgcggtgtgcaacccgatccaaccatgatacccctGGCGGCGTGCCATCCAAtacaaacaacatacccgtggtggcggcgtgccacccgatccaaacatattaatctataaggaaatacctaCCGAGCCAGAATGCTcatacctacgaaatacccgaatgTCGACCACAATATGCCAAGTGTATAATATCATCTCTGGGGAGACAGATATCGCCATATGTTACAAAACtgaagcacgactaaggtgcaataaatgacctgcatctcgagagccatcctattCTCACAACACCACAAACTACATGGGGTCTCGATACGAGTACGAATAATCATAccatctcacaacccacatggaacaatagagattacacggaatagctgacgatagaaataacatccaaggcccgaagacccctccCTAAGCAACgctatgctaaaatgaacacatccagCCTGATATAGAGCGCACATTCACatctagatccatccacggacctcaagccaattttgatcgtaccgcactgggctaataaTCTTCCAAGGATCCACAACAACCCTActcatgacacataagaacagccgtccaatccggaacaaacttccacagttcacaactaaatgaatAGAGCGCCTCCCAGGCCTAagctctcacattagcgatagtaccataatctccatacttggtttcaatcttcaatcaatcaagtgacaaCATGTCACatttatacaatcttcccgtggaatacgctcccacgaccttccgcaccaggtaacaaagtCTGCACATTCATACCACCGGCCATACAATGCTGTAAAGCGAATCGAGAatccgcaaatcagtacacaaagcctcttacaccgGACATcgatctcaggtgatgctaaagacaataccagcttactctaaacatctgaattcgttcctgctcatccgagctcgtgatatTCTTGTCTACACCGAactacaaccttgatcctcaacttccaattcccatgccgctcactgcacctaataTGCCAAtatgcgagagtacaagaatttcatcataactcctgaaccactaatagaataaagactccatcatatagaaacctttcacttaacttatttcaggagaaccattgcaacacgcgactgaattcccataaccgtagaaaatacaatcctcaagtagtggtctaaaccaccataactcttctaggatccatctacacataacaagcCATTATAATCGAATACctccaaataaatcaaattacggcggccgtcaagcctcacATGTACCGCCAAAAATCACCTGCATAACTTAACACGATGAAGGAACTGagcattgccaccatcatgccgattcaaccattgctaaccgaaccaacttcttctaatttactctggacttgccttataaataataatagctccattcaaaatataACGAACCCAATTCGCAATCATCCTGAGTGACCCTATTTCACAAGACCACATTGCCTCAAAACCCATGAACTAACTCATAtcctccttgtgcgca is drawn from Nicotiana tabacum cultivar K326 chromosome 9, ASM71507v2, whole genome shotgun sequence and contains these coding sequences:
- the LOC107768252 gene encoding uncharacterized protein LOC107768252 yields the protein MQRSRDQRSRSYRSTTIHGFAQSGDLLAFQKLLSGNPSLLNERNPVMVQTPLHVAAGYNNVEILKFLLGWSGPEKLEMEAKNMYGETPLHMAAKNGSNEAVKMLLAHGALVEAKANNGMTPLHLAVWHSLRAEDCSTVKTLLEHDANCSAEDNEGMTPINHLSQGPGNEKLRELLNWHLEEQRKRKAVEACGQTKAKMDELENELSKIVGLHELKQQLRKWAKGMLLDERRQALGLKVGARRPPHMAFLGNPGTGKTMVARILGKLLHMVGILPTEKVTEVQRTDLVGEFVGHTGPKTRRKIQEAEGGILFVDEAYRLIPMQKSDDKDYGLEALEEIMSVMDSGKIVVIFAGYSEPMKRVISSNEGFCRRVTKFFHFENFSSKDLAKILHLKMTNQAESSLLYGFKLNPSCSVDAVATLIGEETAEKLRMEMNGGLVDPMLVNARENLDLRLTFDCIDSDELLTITLEDLRAGLQLLSQ